A stretch of Pomacea canaliculata isolate SZHN2017 linkage group LG6, ASM307304v1, whole genome shotgun sequence DNA encodes these proteins:
- the LOC112566671 gene encoding placenta-specific gene 8 protein-like, with protein sequence MAVTNQPTTNQQLLVAVEGHRDWSTGLCGCCSDCTSLLCTYFCLPCMMCRLSTRMNECPLMPCCVPFAIVAMRTKVRTMGGIRGSICGDCVATSCCCPLAVCQMSREMDNMGL encoded by the exons ATGGCGGTGACCAATCAGCCGACGACCAATCAGCAGCTTCTCGTGGCAGTGGAAGGACACAGAGACTGGTCCACCGGCCTTTGCGGCTGCTGCTCAGACTGCACATCCC TTCTGTGCACCTACTTCTGCTTGCCGTGCATGATGTGTCGTCTGTCCACGCGCATGAACGAGTGCCCACTCATGCCTTGCTGCGTGCCTTTCGCCATCGTTGCCATGAGAACCAAAGTGAGGACGATGGGTGGCATCCGG GGCAGCATCTGCGGTGACTGCGTGGCTACCTCCTGCTGCTGCCCTCTGGCCGTGTGTCAGATGTCGCGAGAAATGGACAACATGGGcctgtag
- the LOC112567270 gene encoding cell number regulator 9-like — protein MSQTDGSSSTGQTCKMPEGDPSPATQGPVQEPLLVQNPSYHHQPDAVVHQPPPLLLPPPPPMMFAPPPVMSSSNNNTTQQTVVVNTNIDNHGNGFKRLYVDPLGVRSWSTTICSCLDDLGSCCCGCFCGACLLCRVANRMKECAFVWCCVPWGLTAMRVKVRTMGGIRGSICTDCLLTTCCPPCALCQMSRELDAMGL, from the exons ATGAGTCAAACAGATGGCAGCTCAAGTACCGGGCAGACTTGCAAGATGCCGGAGGGTGACCCCTCCCCTGCTACACAAGGACCTGTCCAGGAGCCGTTGCTGGTGCAGAATCCCTCCTACCACCACCAGCCTGACGCCGTCGTCCATCAGCCACCGCCGCTGCTACTACCGCCTCCCCCACCAATGATGTTTGCACCTCCGCCAGTCATGTCgtccagcaacaacaacaccacgCAGCAG ACCGTGGTGGTCAACACCAACATCGACAACCATGGTAACGGGTTTAAGAGGCTGTACGTTGACCCGCTGGGGGTCAGAAGCTGGAGCACCACCATCTGCAGCTGCCTCGACGACCTGGGATCTT GTTGCTGTGGCTGTTTTTGTGGCGCGTGCCTGCTGTGCCGTGTCGCCAACCGCATGAAGGAGTGCGCCTTTGTGTGGTGCTGCGTGCCCTGGGGGCTGACCGCCATGAGGGTCAAAGTGCGGACCATGGGTGGCATACGC GGAAGCATCTGCACTGACTGTCTACTCACAACCTGCTGTCCTCCATGTGCGTTGTGTCAGATGTCACGTGAGCTGGACGCCATGGGCCTGTGA
- the LOC112567271 gene encoding placenta-specific gene 8 protein-like, with translation MVVLLQPTGGQKVVLCGPLGRRAWTTGIFDCGDSCTVCCCGLLLLPFVLSHLATRLDECPMMPYCIPCPCCCTLSLILLRTKIRTLGAIKGSITGDCVATQCLPCCAVCQMSRELDVMGL, from the exons ATGGTGGTCCTACTGCAGCCCACAGGGGGACAGAAAGTGGTCCTGTGTGGGCCGCTGGGCCGCCGCGCCTGGACTACGGGTATCTTCGACTGTGGAGACAGTTGTACCGTCT GCTGTTGcggcttgctgctgctgccctTCGTGCTGTCCCACCTCGCCACGCGCCTAGACGAGTGTCCCATGATGCCCTACTGCATACCCTGCCCTTGCTGCTGCACCCTGTCGCTCATCCTGCTCAGGACCAAGATCCGCACTCTAGGAGCAATCAAG GGATCCATCACCGGGGACTGTGTGGCTACCCAGTGCCTGCCCTGCTGCGCCGTCTGTCAGATGTCTCGGGAGCTGGACGTCATGGGGCTCTGA